The Rudaeicoccus suwonensis sequence CGCTGATGGGCGTCAACAAGGAACGCATCATCATGGCGACCTTCCTGATCGGCGGTCTGCTCGCCGGCGCCGCGGCGTTGTTCTACGTGATGAAGGTGCCGTCCGGGGTCATCTACAACGGCGGCTTCATCCTCGGCATCAAGGCCTTCACCGCGGCCGTGCTCGGTGGCATCGGCAACATTCGCGGCGCTCTGCTGGGCGGGCTGCTGCTGGGCATGATCGGCAACTACGGGCAGTACCTCCTGGGTGACGCCCAGTGGACCGACGTCGTCTGTTTCGTGGTGCTCGTGCTGGTGCTGATGGTGCGACCCGAGGGAATCCTGGGCTCCAACCTCGCGAAGGTGCGTGCGTGATGACCATGAGCATGAGCGAGGGAAGAGGCGCGGCACTATGAGCATGAGCGACGACCGAGCCGAGGACACGAACGCAGTGAGGCCCGCAGGCAAGGGAAGAGGCGCGGCACTATGAGCATGGGCCAGGCCCCGATGGGCGGCGCCGTCGAGGCGCAGGAACACCAGGACGAGCAGCTCGAACAAGCCCGAAAGCCCAAGCTGCTGGCCGGTGTCCAGGAGAAGTGGAACGGACTCGAGCGTTGGCAGCAGTGGCTGGTGCTGGCGGTCGTGGCGATCATCGTGTTCTTCCTGCCGGTGATCAACCCACCGATCATCACCACCGAACCGGGCACCGACTTCCCGCTCGCGTGCTTCGACATGGCGCGTTTCGCATTGGCGGCGCTGGGTCTCAGTGTCGTGGTGGGCCAGGCCGGTCTGCTCGACCTGGGCTACGTCGGCTTCTTCGCTGTCGGTTCGTATGTCGCAGCACTGTGGACCAGCACCGACTCCACGATGGTGCACATCCCGTATCTGTGGACCCTGCCACTGGCCATGGTCGTGACAGTGGTCTTCGGAGTGCTGCTCGGCATACCGACCCTGCGCCTGCGCGGCGACTATCTGGCGATCGTGACCCTCGGCTTCGGCGAGATCATCAGGTTGCTGGCCAGCATCGTGCCGGCGCTGCGCGGCAACGTCGGCTTCCAGAACATCGGTGCGCCGCCCGGCACCCATGACGGCAAGCAGATCTTCGACAACAGCAACGGCACACCGTGGTACATGCTGACCGTCGCGATCATCATCGTGGTGATGTTGCTGCTCGGCAACCTCGAACGCTCCCGGGTCGGTCGCGCCTGGATCGCGATCCGCGAGGACGAGGACGCCGCCGAGACGATGGGCGTGCCGACCTTCAAGTTCAAGCTGTGGGCCTTCGGCACCGGCGCCGCGATCGGTGGCCTGTCCGGGGCGATCTTCGCCGGTCAGGTGGGCTTCGTGAACAACCAGAAGTTCGACGTGGCGACCTCGATGCTGTTCCTGGCAGCGGTGGTGCTCGGCGGATCCGGCAACAAGTTCGGAGCGGTGATCGGTGGTGCGGTGGTGTCGTACATCCCGAACCGGTTCATCGACATCGCGCCCTACAAGTACCTCGTCTTCGGCGTGATCCTCATCGTGCTGATGATCTTCCGTCCGCAGGGCCTCCTGGGTGTCCGCAACCACCTGCTCGGCGCGATCGGCCGGCTGCGGCAATGGGTCGGCTCGGCGCCAACGGCGACCGCCGGCGGGCGCGCTGCCACCGTCGACCTGCCTGAGAAAGGTGATCTGTCGTGACCGACTCCACGAATGACCAGACACCGCCGGTGCCGGCCGATGTCGATGCCGACGTCGATGTCGATGTCGTCACGGTGCCGGACGATCTGCCCGACATCGCCGAGGTCGTGGCCCCCGACCGGGAGATCTCGGTCGCCGTCGGCGAACCACTGGTGCGACTCGACGAACTGACGGTGGAGTTCGGCGGTCTGACGGCACTCGATCACGTGACCTTCGACATACGTCGCGGGGAGATCCTCGGGCTGATCGGCCCGAACGGTGCCGGCAAGACCACGTGCTTCAACGCGATGACCGGCGTCTACAAGCCGTCGCACGGCACCGTCACAATGGAGGGCGCGTCGCTGCTCGGCAAGAAGAAGCACGCGATCACCCGTGCCGGCGTCGCCCGGACCTTCCAGAACATCCGCCTGTTCGGCGAGATGACGGCTCTGGAGAACGTCGTCGTAGGCCTGGACGCGCGCCACCGCACCAGCGTGCCGGGCGCCATCTTCCGGACCCCGCGGCATCTGCGCGAGGAGCGCGAGTCCATCGACAGAGGTATGGCGCTGCTGGAGTTCGTCGGCATCGCCGACAAGGCCACGGCACCCTCGCGGAGCCTGCCCTACGGCTACCAACGCCGGCTCGAGATCGCGCGTGCGCTGGCCACCGAACCCAAGTTGCTGTGCCTGGACGAACCGGCAGCGGGATTCAATCCTGCCGAGAAGCAGGAGCTGATGCAGCTGATCCGGACGATCCGCGACGACGGCTACACCGTCCTGCTCATCGAGCACGACATGAAGCTGGTCATGGGCGTGACCGACCGCATCGTGGTGTTGGAGTTCGGCCGCAAGATCGCCGACGACGTGCCCGTGAAGATCCAACAGGACCCGGCCGTGATTGCGGCATACCTCGGGGTCGAGGAAGAAGATGACGATGGCGCTGCTTGAGATCGACGACGTGAGCGTCCACTACGGGCGGATCCAGGCTCTGCACAACATGTCGATCACCGTCGAACAAGGTGAGATCGTCTCGCTCATCGGCGCCAACGGCGCGGGCAAGACCACCACGATGCGCTCGGTGGCGGGGCTGCTCGGTCTGTCGGGCGGCGCGATTCGCTTCGACGGCGAGGACATTTCCAAGACCAAGGCCCACCTGCGGGTCGTCAAAGGTATGTCGCTGACGCCCGAGGGTCGTGGGATCTTCCCGTCGATGACGGTCCTGGAGAACCTCGACATGGGGGCCTACGCCCGCAAGGACAAGTCAGGCATGGCCGCCGACTTCGACCGGGTCTTCGACCTGTTCCCGCGCTTGAAGGAACGCCAGAAGCAGACCGGCGGAACGATGTCCGGGGGCGAGCAGCAGATGCTGGCGATCGGGCGGGCATTGATGGCGCAGCCCAAGCTGTTGCTGCTCGACGAGCCGTCGATGGGTCTGGCGCCGCAGTTCATCCGGCAGATCTTCGCCATCATCAAACAGGTCAACGAGCAGGGCACCACGGTGCTGCTGGTCGAGCAGAACGCCAATCAGGCGCTGCGTCTGGCACACCGCGCGTACATCCTTGAGACCGGTCGCATCACCCGTGAGGGCACGGGACGTGAACTCGCTGCCGACGATGCGGTGAAGGCGGCCTACCTCGGAGCGTGACCAGCGAGTACACGGTCAACCCACAG is a genomic window containing:
- a CDS encoding branched-chain amino acid ABC transporter permease, encoding MSMGQAPMGGAVEAQEHQDEQLEQARKPKLLAGVQEKWNGLERWQQWLVLAVVAIIVFFLPVINPPIITTEPGTDFPLACFDMARFALAALGLSVVVGQAGLLDLGYVGFFAVGSYVAALWTSTDSTMVHIPYLWTLPLAMVVTVVFGVLLGIPTLRLRGDYLAIVTLGFGEIIRLLASIVPALRGNVGFQNIGAPPGTHDGKQIFDNSNGTPWYMLTVAIIIVVMLLLGNLERSRVGRAWIAIREDEDAAETMGVPTFKFKLWAFGTGAAIGGLSGAIFAGQVGFVNNQKFDVATSMLFLAAVVLGGSGNKFGAVIGGAVVSYIPNRFIDIAPYKYLVFGVILIVLMIFRPQGLLGVRNHLLGAIGRLRQWVGSAPTATAGGRAATVDLPEKGDLS
- a CDS encoding ABC transporter ATP-binding protein, coding for MPDIAEVVAPDREISVAVGEPLVRLDELTVEFGGLTALDHVTFDIRRGEILGLIGPNGAGKTTCFNAMTGVYKPSHGTVTMEGASLLGKKKHAITRAGVARTFQNIRLFGEMTALENVVVGLDARHRTSVPGAIFRTPRHLREERESIDRGMALLEFVGIADKATAPSRSLPYGYQRRLEIARALATEPKLLCLDEPAAGFNPAEKQELMQLIRTIRDDGYTVLLIEHDMKLVMGVTDRIVVLEFGRKIADDVPVKIQQDPAVIAAYLGVEEEDDDGAA
- a CDS encoding ABC transporter ATP-binding protein; the encoded protein is MALLEIDDVSVHYGRIQALHNMSITVEQGEIVSLIGANGAGKTTTMRSVAGLLGLSGGAIRFDGEDISKTKAHLRVVKGMSLTPEGRGIFPSMTVLENLDMGAYARKDKSGMAADFDRVFDLFPRLKERQKQTGGTMSGGEQQMLAIGRALMAQPKLLLLDEPSMGLAPQFIRQIFAIIKQVNEQGTTVLLVEQNANQALRLAHRAYILETGRITREGTGRELAADDAVKAAYLGA